Proteins from a single region of Chryseobacterium sp. W4I1:
- a CDS encoding DUF6496 domain-containing protein, whose protein sequence is MSKTKYSEKAQDKVGEVMHEFKEGKLKSSSGKKVTSKKQAVAIGISEAREKGLKVPKKKKE, encoded by the coding sequence ATGAGCAAGACAAAATATTCAGAAAAAGCTCAGGACAAAGTAGGAGAGGTAATGCACGAATTCAAGGAAGGAAAATTAAAATCCTCTTCTGGAAAAAAAGTGACCAGCAAAAAACAGGCTGTGGCTATAGGTATTTCCGAAGCCAGAGAAAAAGGCTTAAAAGTACCTAAAAAGAAAAAAGAATGA